A genome region from Candidatus Melainabacteria bacterium RIFOXYA2_FULL_32_9 includes the following:
- a CDS encoding DNA-binding response regulator has translation MTKNIFIVEDDPDVLSLLSHILNKNGYKTRTFTCGEDILKDIEVEKPDLILLDLILPGINGLEVCEKLKSDPDTWNIPIIILTTRSYEFDIVTGLNVGSDDYITKPFSEKVLLARIKTALRREERKDLNKNDIIKIKDLVIDPDRFQVSVKSKIINFTASEFKILHFLSSNKGVVFSRDQLFENIRGLESDYVNRSIDIMIGRIRKKIGIYSEYIESLYGIGYRFKEFKE, from the coding sequence ATGACGAAAAACATTTTTATAGTTGAAGATGATCCCGATGTATTATCTTTATTAAGTCATATTTTAAATAAAAATGGTTACAAAACTCGTACTTTTACCTGTGGGGAAGATATTTTAAAAGATATAGAGGTAGAAAAACCCGATCTAATTTTGCTTGACCTTATTTTGCCAGGGATTAACGGGTTAGAAGTCTGTGAGAAGCTGAAAAGTGATCCAGATACCTGGAATATTCCGATCATCATACTTACTACAAGAAGCTATGAATTTGATATTGTTACAGGTCTCAATGTAGGAAGTGATGATTACATTACAAAACCATTCAGCGAAAAAGTACTTCTTGCAAGAATTAAAACTGCCTTACGCAGAGAAGAAAGAAAAGATTTAAATAAAAACGATATTATAAAAATCAAGGATTTAGTGATAGATCCAGACCGTTTCCAGGTATCTGTTAAATCAAAAATCATCAATTTTACAGCTTCGGAATTTAAAATTCTCCATTTCCTTTCAAGTAATAAAGGAGTTGTGTTTTCTAGGGATCAACTTTTTGAAAATATTCGAGGACTTGAAAGTGATTATGTGAATAGATCCATAGACATTATGATTGGGAGAATACGTAAAAAAATTGGGATTTATAGTGAATATATTGAATCACTTTATGGTATCGGATACCGTTTTAAGGAATTTAAAGAATAA